Proteins co-encoded in one Cupriavidus nantongensis genomic window:
- a CDS encoding acylphosphatase, translating to MNKATWRLVAHGRVQGVGYRAACADAADELGLGGWVRNRADGTVEVMAHGTVKQLEALQAWMETGPPAAQVAFVEVGRGEGEFAGFEFRPTV from the coding sequence ATGAACAAGGCAACCTGGCGCCTGGTCGCGCACGGGCGCGTGCAGGGCGTGGGCTATCGCGCCGCCTGTGCCGACGCGGCGGATGAACTCGGGCTGGGCGGCTGGGTGCGCAACCGGGCCGACGGCACCGTCGAGGTGATGGCGCACGGCACGGTCAAGCAGCTGGAGGCGCTGCAGGCGTGGATGGAAACCGGCCCGCCGGCGGCGCAGGTGGCGTTTGTCGAGGTCGGGCGCGGGGAAGGGGAGTTTGCCGGCTTCGAGTTCCGGCCGACGGTCTAG